Proteins from a single region of Chryseobacterium sp. W4I1:
- a CDS encoding DUF6443 domain-containing protein, whose translation MKKILIPIGTLLLSNFVNAQLTQLPNTENYIQAKTYLDYSGTTPTKTSETVQYFDGLGRPKQIVNVKASPLGRDVVTHIEYDGFGRQVKDFLPVPQSGTLNGAIVPTPLGNASSVYGSEKIYAEKIPENSPLDRIQQQIQVGNDWSNKPVKFDYDTNIEEDYVRKYETTTTWVDGRTQTSVQLLQYFQASKLYKNTVTDEDGNKTIEFKNGKGQVLLVRKVLNATQNTDTYYVYNEYDQLAFVIPPLASAPTVETTTVENLYYQYRYDGRNRLVEKKLPGKGWEYMVYDKADRLILTQDAVMKPTEKWLMTKYDTFGRVIYTGIVAGGKRPVMQNLIKDLVITESRNTTGFTQNGMAVYYTNVYFPADTQTILSINYYDTYPTGSSAVTNVFAQELLTDNPANSQTTKGMLTASYVKNIEDDKWTKNFIWYDTKGRNIGSRSNNHLGGYTVVNHKLDFAGVVLQTNTYHRRLGTDPEMHIAEKFTYDSQNRLLTHTHQIGSNPVEYLAQNKYNELSQLESKKIGGASIASPLQTIDYKYNIRGWMTKINDPDNLNGKLFGYSMRYQDPAIPGTSTPQYGGNISEVHWKAANDDVYKAYHYIYDKLNRLTDAIYREAYTTAPNNNFFNENVTYDLNGNITSLKRNGKTPTAETQLIDNLTYNYTGNRLNQVIETVNTAGYEGGNNIIDYDLNGSMINMKDKGIEAIVYNHLSLPDSYSITQNNPLGNIVSFGLSYLYRADGSKLRKQYTKGGGKGQSMTTNITDYLDGFQYSYSETTASCAWCRTSVAYEEQAFKEVILDPILPDRLPEWKLDFVPTSEGFYSFTENRYIYQYRDHLGNARVSFAKNSAGILEITDVNNYYPFGLSHVGGNKGLLGDYKNYKYNGKELQETGMYDYGVRFYMPDLGRWGVVDPLAEKMRRYTPYNYAFDNPIRFIDPDGRQAKDIIILTANGSFKASKEIMYKTEEGRRIWDKYGTSKG comes from the coding sequence CCCAAACAAATCGTTAATGTCAAAGCATCACCATTGGGAAGGGATGTTGTTACTCACATTGAATATGACGGATTTGGAAGACAAGTAAAAGACTTTCTTCCCGTTCCGCAATCTGGAACCCTGAACGGAGCTATTGTTCCAACACCACTAGGAAATGCTTCGTCAGTGTATGGATCAGAAAAGATCTATGCGGAAAAAATACCGGAAAACTCTCCATTGGATAGAATCCAACAGCAGATTCAAGTAGGAAATGACTGGAGCAATAAGCCTGTTAAATTTGACTACGATACCAATATTGAGGAAGACTATGTAAGAAAATACGAAACCACTACAACATGGGTAGATGGCAGAACCCAAACCTCTGTTCAGCTCCTTCAGTATTTTCAAGCCTCAAAATTATACAAAAACACAGTAACCGATGAAGATGGTAACAAAACCATAGAATTCAAAAATGGGAAAGGGCAGGTTTTACTGGTTAGAAAAGTATTAAATGCTACACAAAACACAGATACTTATTACGTTTATAATGAATATGATCAGCTGGCATTTGTGATACCTCCTTTAGCATCAGCACCTACTGTAGAAACCACTACTGTAGAAAACCTTTATTACCAATACCGTTACGATGGCAGAAACCGTTTAGTGGAAAAGAAACTTCCTGGAAAAGGCTGGGAGTATATGGTGTATGATAAAGCCGACCGTTTGATTCTTACCCAGGATGCGGTTATGAAGCCGACAGAAAAATGGCTGATGACTAAGTATGATACATTCGGGAGAGTCATCTATACAGGAATTGTGGCAGGAGGTAAAAGACCTGTAATGCAAAACCTGATTAAAGATCTTGTTATTACCGAATCCCGCAATACAACTGGATTTACCCAAAATGGGATGGCTGTTTATTATACCAATGTTTACTTCCCGGCTGACACACAAACCATTTTAAGTATCAATTATTACGATACCTATCCTACGGGATCTTCTGCAGTCACCAATGTATTTGCACAAGAGCTCCTTACTGACAATCCGGCTAATTCACAAACCACCAAAGGAATGCTTACCGCTTCCTATGTCAAAAACATAGAAGATGACAAGTGGACAAAGAACTTTATCTGGTATGATACCAAAGGAAGAAACATCGGTTCAAGAAGCAACAACCATCTGGGAGGATATACTGTCGTTAATCATAAACTTGATTTTGCAGGGGTTGTCCTTCAGACCAATACCTATCACAGGAGGCTTGGCACAGATCCGGAAATGCATATCGCAGAAAAATTCACTTATGATTCACAAAACAGGCTTCTGACCCATACCCATCAGATAGGCAGCAATCCTGTTGAATATCTGGCTCAAAACAAATACAATGAGCTTTCTCAACTGGAATCTAAAAAAATAGGAGGTGCCAGTATAGCATCACCACTACAGACCATCGATTATAAATATAACATCCGTGGCTGGATGACTAAGATTAATGACCCTGATAACCTTAATGGAAAATTATTCGGATACTCAATGAGATACCAGGATCCTGCTATTCCCGGCACATCAACTCCCCAATATGGAGGGAATATTTCAGAGGTACACTGGAAAGCGGCAAATGATGATGTTTATAAAGCATACCATTACATTTACGATAAATTAAACAGACTCACAGATGCTATTTACAGAGAAGCGTATACCACGGCTCCCAATAATAATTTCTTTAACGAAAATGTAACCTATGACCTGAACGGCAACATAACCAGTTTAAAAAGGAATGGGAAGACCCCTACAGCAGAGACTCAGCTTATTGACAATCTTACCTATAATTATACAGGGAACAGGCTGAATCAGGTTATTGAAACAGTGAACACGGCAGGGTATGAAGGCGGTAACAATATCATAGACTATGATCTGAACGGAAGTATGATTAATATGAAGGATAAAGGTATTGAGGCTATTGTTTATAACCATTTGAGCTTGCCGGATTCATATTCGATTACCCAGAATAATCCTTTAGGAAACATTGTAAGTTTTGGTTTGAGTTATTTATACCGGGCTGATGGGTCAAAACTTCGTAAACAATACACTAAAGGAGGAGGAAAAGGTCAGTCTATGACCACTAATATTACAGATTACCTGGATGGTTTTCAATACAGTTATAGTGAGACCACAGCAAGTTGTGCGTGGTGCAGAACAAGTGTGGCCTACGAAGAGCAGGCTTTCAAAGAAGTTATTTTAGATCCAATTTTACCCGACCGTCTACCGGAATGGAAACTGGACTTTGTTCCCACTTCTGAAGGATTTTACAGTTTCACGGAAAACCGTTATATTTACCAGTACCGAGATCATTTGGGAAATGCAAGGGTAAGTTTTGCCAAAAACAGCGCAGGAATTCTTGAAATTACAGATGTCAATAATTATTATCCATTTGGCTTAAGTCATGTAGGAGGAAATAAGGGGCTTTTGGGTGACTATAAAAACTACAAGTACAATGGAAAGGAGCTTCAAGAGACGGGAATGTATGATTATGGAGTAAGATTTTATATGCCTGATCTGGGAAGATGGGGTGTTGTGGATCCGCTGGCGGAGAAGATGAGAAGGTACACTCCATATAATTACGCATTTGATAATCCAATAAGATTTATCGATCCTGATGGGAGACAAGCAAAAGATATTATTATATTAACGGCGAATGGTTCTTTCAAAGCTTCGAAAGAAATAATGTATAAGACTGAAGAAGGGAGACGTATTTGGGATAAGTATGGAACTAGCAAAGGCTGA